In Liquorilactobacillus nagelii DSM 13675, the following proteins share a genomic window:
- a CDS encoding Ppx/GppA family phosphatase, translating to MLNFAVIDLGSNSIRMKISQVNPDGSYKVTHQLKEMVRLSENMGPEKILQPEPIKRTLKALSEFKKIYSKIPELKLEALATAAVRQAANQAEFLNQVKEKIGLDFTVVSGDHEAYLDFLGVNQTLKIGKKCLIMDTGGASTELIYVENQKIKNLISLPFGSVTISQKFNLNNQIKPADLFYAMTEVEQQLTDIDWILEAHKSNLVALGGSNRTLAKIARRQQFKDSLPSLHGYQLAANQAVDIFAELTSLDRTGRGDIPGLAKVRADVIVGGLIPLTLLLRVLHVPKILFSNCGLRDGALFNYLNEHQLPVKNEITN from the coding sequence ATGCTAAACTTTGCTGTAATTGACCTAGGCTCTAATTCAATCCGGATGAAAATTTCACAAGTAAATCCAGATGGAAGTTATAAGGTCACTCATCAATTAAAAGAAATGGTCCGCCTTTCAGAAAATATGGGCCCAGAAAAAATTCTTCAACCTGAACCGATAAAGCGAACCTTGAAAGCACTTAGTGAATTTAAAAAAATTTACAGCAAAATCCCGGAATTAAAATTAGAAGCTTTGGCCACAGCAGCTGTTAGACAGGCTGCTAATCAGGCTGAGTTTTTGAACCAAGTTAAAGAAAAAATCGGTCTTGACTTTACCGTAGTTTCCGGAGATCATGAAGCTTACTTAGATTTTTTAGGTGTTAATCAGACTTTAAAAATCGGAAAAAAATGTTTAATCATGGATACTGGTGGCGCAAGTACTGAATTAATTTATGTTGAAAATCAAAAAATCAAAAACTTAATCAGCTTGCCTTTTGGTTCAGTTACAATTTCCCAAAAGTTTAATTTAAATAATCAAATTAAACCGGCTGATTTGTTTTATGCTATGACTGAAGTTGAACAACAGTTGACCGATATCGATTGGATTTTGGAAGCTCATAAATCCAATCTAGTGGCACTTGGCGGCAGTAATCGAACCCTGGCTAAGATTGCTCGGCGCCAGCAATTCAAAGATAGTCTTCCCAGCCTGCATGGCTACCAGTTAGCCGCTAACCAAGCAGTCGACATTTTTGCTGAGTTAACTAGCTTAGATCGAACCGGACGAGGGGATATTCCAGGCCTAGCCAAAGTTCGAGCAGATGTCATTGTCGGGGGACTAATTCCTTTGACCTTACTATTACGAGTACTTCACGTTCCTAAAATTCTTTTTTCAAATTGCGGCCTGCGTGATGGAGCACTCTTTAATTATTTAAATGAACATCAATTACCTGTTAAAAACGAAATCACCAACTAA
- a CDS encoding phosphotransferase: MLIDFLNDYYQAELKSIHDVAGNQHLIGNSQVFHGALFVKIFKEKDMFYAEQHVNQVYAPDVYLDSVIFEDNYVITLRNRHLREFDSQAINEHSAYEFGKLLGDFHKQLTGKVTVTTADLPLSSQLKQQVARLQSSVYAEAAEASLALLKSDLTAADVEFEQLPKVVLHGDFSVRNIMHYHDRLILIDFERSHMGVSYQDFIKFFYNEVKSSRLRQKFLDGYETEYSFEIPSHALQRCLLLQCALDICEYHLTHPKKKYGTMAQQMLGTIKNNDAVLAL; this comes from the coding sequence ATGTTGATCGACTTTTTGAATGATTATTATCAGGCAGAGCTAAAAAGTATCCATGATGTTGCTGGAAACCAGCATTTGATTGGTAATAGTCAAGTGTTTCATGGCGCACTATTTGTGAAAATTTTTAAAGAAAAAGATATGTTTTATGCCGAACAGCACGTTAATCAGGTATATGCTCCAGATGTATATTTAGATAGTGTTATTTTTGAAGACAATTATGTAATTACTTTGCGAAATCGACACTTAAGAGAGTTTGATAGCCAGGCAATTAATGAACATTCAGCTTATGAATTTGGTAAACTTCTAGGTGATTTTCACAAACAGCTAACCGGTAAGGTAACAGTAACTACTGCTGACTTACCACTATCTTCTCAGCTAAAACAGCAGGTAGCACGGTTACAGTCAAGTGTCTATGCTGAAGCTGCTGAAGCTAGCTTGGCCTTATTAAAATCAGATTTAACTGCTGCTGATGTGGAGTTTGAACAATTGCCAAAAGTTGTTTTGCATGGTGATTTTAGTGTCCGTAATATTATGCATTACCATGACCGATTAATTTTGATTGATTTTGAACGATCGCATATGGGAGTCAGCTACCAAGACTTTATCAAGTTTTTTTATAATGAAGTTAAGTCTTCACGTTTACGGCAAAAATTTCTTGATGGTTATGAAACGGAATATAGTTTTGAGATTCCAAGCCACGCTCTACAACGTTGTTTGCTGCTGCAATGTGCACTTGATATTTGTGAGTACCATTTAACGCATCCAAAAAAGAAGTATGGCACAATGGCTCAGCAAATGTTAGGAACTATTAAAAATAATGATGCTGTTTTAGCACTATAG
- a CDS encoding DUF4870 domain-containing protein, giving the protein MSKNQILSALSYLSILFAPFIFPLIVWIVCRDEPIIRHHAATALWLHLIPILLCIAAIIFLGISGLITQHVQYLGAGVVIILGLILLISLFIFIYNLYRGIKLLVD; this is encoded by the coding sequence ATGTCTAAAAATCAAATATTAAGCGCCCTCTCTTATCTATCAATTTTATTTGCTCCCTTTATTTTTCCGTTAATTGTCTGGATTGTCTGTCGCGATGAACCAATTATCCGCCACCACGCTGCAACTGCTCTCTGGCTGCATTTAATTCCAATCCTATTATGCATCGCAGCTATCATCTTTCTAGGAATCAGTGGTTTAATTACCCAACATGTCCAATATCTTGGTGCTGGAGTAGTTATCATTTTAGGTTTGATTTTACTCATCAGTTTATTTATTTTTATATATAATCTCTATCGCGGGATCAAATTGTTAGTCGATTAA
- a CDS encoding DNA/RNA non-specific endonuclease yields MITVQPTVQAVATKQQQISKLQKQLKKTKHQITIQNRRIKYWHQKLASIATSGATTVQNSSTVQNETQQLAEKDYSGQNEITINNNTPNFTTTDLRTVNGAWQTYSNLDRLNRAGVANALLNKSLMPTVKRTELTWNPTGWHNKKIASGWLYNRSHLIGYQLSGQNNNPKNLITGTRELNAPEMLAHEDDIAYYLKQNPNGYVRYRVTPIFRGNELLPRGVQMEAQSVGSNAVHFNVYIFNVQSGVTLNYQDGTSRIN; encoded by the coding sequence ATGATTACTGTTCAACCGACAGTTCAAGCTGTTGCAACAAAGCAGCAGCAAATCAGCAAGTTGCAAAAGCAGCTAAAAAAAACCAAACACCAAATAACAATTCAAAATCGGCGAATCAAGTATTGGCATCAAAAACTAGCATCAATTGCTACTTCGGGGGCCACAACTGTTCAAAATTCCTCGACTGTCCAGAATGAAACTCAGCAATTAGCAGAAAAAGATTACTCTGGTCAAAATGAAATTACTATTAATAACAATACACCTAATTTTACGACGACTGATTTGAGGACTGTCAACGGGGCTTGGCAAACCTATAGTAATTTAGATCGCCTAAATCGTGCTGGTGTGGCGAATGCTTTACTGAACAAGTCCCTAATGCCAACAGTCAAACGAACTGAATTAACTTGGAATCCAACTGGTTGGCATAATAAAAAAATTGCCTCAGGTTGGTTGTATAACCGTAGCCACTTAATTGGTTATCAATTAAGTGGTCAAAATAACAATCCTAAAAACCTGATTACCGGTACTCGTGAATTGAATGCTCCAGAAATGCTGGCCCACGAAGATGATATTGCTTATTACTTGAAACAAAATCCTAATGGATATGTTAGATATCGTGTGACACCGATTTTTCGGGGAAATGAGTTATTGCCACGTGGTGTTCAAATGGAAGCTCAGTCAGTTGGCAGTAATGCAGTTCACTTCAATGTTTATATTTTTAACGTTCAAAGTGGAGTAACTTTAAATTATCAGGATGGAACAAGTCGAATCAATTAG
- a CDS encoding heavy metal-binding domain-containing protein codes for MLIVTTENIPGKKYQALGEVFGVTTQSKNVLRNIGAGLKNIVGGEIKDYTKMLEESRQVSVERLRQNAAKMGADAVVMMRFDSGSIGQDMQSVVAYGTAVKYLSE; via the coding sequence ATCTTAATTGTGACAACCGAAAATATTCCCGGAAAGAAATACCAGGCTCTTGGTGAAGTCTTTGGTGTTACTACTCAATCTAAAAATGTTCTGCGCAATATTGGAGCCGGTTTAAAAAACATTGTCGGCGGAGAGATTAAAGATTACACTAAAATGTTGGAAGAATCGCGTCAAGTCTCAGTTGAACGCCTTCGCCAAAATGCTGCCAAAATGGGGGCTGATGCAGTTGTTATGATGCGATTTGATTCCGGCTCAATCGGTCAAGATATGCAATCAGTGGTCGCTTACGGAACGGCTGTTAAGTATTTATCTGAATAA
- a CDS encoding aryl-sulfate sulfotransferase — protein sequence MKKKYKIISSLILFGIILISGTFYWWQNQQKSGKNSFKLLSTAQIKKNIGSKLVNNRQEDQQKITKEYQKIVKSSKYNLNTPYVKLNPYQTSPLTALIIFKTSSVAKVSYTVQGKTTKTSISNQVNGKYSKEHQVPIVGLYAAYNNQVTIKVQYKNGITDVKQLSIKTGALPKYIKTAKITVSNKNTSQMELGSNKLTLLNRTTKEPFAVDSDGEVRWYSTLYSQHMLKKWTKGHFMMLTKSDQSGETYNDLIETDLLGRVYKEFKFSAKAGSTDATKSEVQYTTLIHHDLTRLPNGNILATVSDGSSRYKEDTLAEISYKTGKVVKVIDFKRLLPKSMWKSFTKGDDSKMDWFHQNSVDYDKTDHSILVSSRNQDLIMKLDYRTNQIKWIYSGKKSSTWPQKYRKYLLKKTKGTTTTGGQHGLYLLSHKNGKETIILYNNNVSVTNGDKKNSGKYSEGVIYQINDKQKTIKQTWSYGKQLGKKNFTVVIGFAQKLANGNVLLDFGYKNNGKESNIIEVNSQGQQVWNATVKNASIKAYVYRAYRLEFYPTSYVFDVNQ from the coding sequence TTGAAAAAGAAATATAAGATTATTAGTAGTTTAATATTGTTTGGAATCATATTAATTAGTGGTACTTTTTATTGGTGGCAAAACCAGCAAAAATCAGGGAAAAATAGTTTTAAATTATTAAGTACTGCACAAATAAAGAAAAATATTGGTAGTAAATTAGTTAATAATCGTCAAGAAGATCAGCAGAAAATTACAAAAGAATATCAAAAAATTGTTAAATCTTCAAAATATAATTTGAATACTCCATATGTTAAATTAAATCCTTACCAAACATCACCATTAACCGCCTTAATTATTTTTAAGACGAGTTCGGTGGCTAAGGTTTCTTATACTGTACAGGGAAAAACAACTAAGACCTCAATTTCGAATCAAGTAAATGGAAAGTATTCCAAAGAACATCAGGTACCAATCGTTGGGTTATATGCTGCTTATAATAATCAAGTTACCATCAAAGTTCAATATAAAAATGGAATTACTGATGTTAAGCAATTATCAATTAAAACTGGTGCGTTACCTAAATATATTAAAACTGCAAAAATAACTGTTTCAAACAAAAACACTAGCCAAATGGAATTAGGCAGTAACAAGTTAACTTTGCTTAACCGAACAACTAAAGAACCATTTGCGGTTGATAGTGATGGTGAAGTTCGTTGGTACTCAACACTTTATTCGCAGCATATGTTAAAAAAATGGACTAAAGGACATTTTATGATGTTAACAAAGTCTGATCAGTCAGGGGAAACATATAATGATTTGATTGAAACTGATTTGTTGGGCCGGGTATATAAAGAGTTTAAATTCTCAGCTAAAGCCGGGTCAACTGATGCAACTAAATCAGAGGTTCAGTATACGACGTTGATTCATCATGACTTAACTCGTTTACCTAACGGAAATATTCTAGCAACTGTCTCAGATGGCAGCAGTCGGTATAAAGAAGATACATTAGCTGAAATTTCCTACAAAACGGGAAAAGTTGTTAAAGTGATTGATTTTAAGCGCCTTTTGCCTAAATCGATGTGGAAATCTTTTACTAAGGGTGATGACAGTAAGATGGATTGGTTTCATCAAAATTCGGTTGATTATGATAAAACTGATCACAGTATTTTAGTCTCGAGTCGAAATCAAGATTTAATTATGAAACTTGATTATCGGACAAATCAGATCAAGTGGATCTATAGTGGAAAGAAGAGTTCAACCTGGCCACAAAAATATCGTAAATATTTATTGAAAAAAACTAAGGGTACAACGACAACTGGTGGTCAACATGGGTTATATCTTTTAAGTCATAAAAATGGTAAAGAAACCATTATTTTGTACAATAATAATGTCTCTGTAACTAATGGTGACAAAAAGAATTCTGGAAAATATTCTGAAGGAGTAATTTATCAAATTAATGACAAACAAAAAACGATTAAACAAACTTGGTCATATGGCAAACAACTTGGGAAAAAGAATTTTACGGTAGTGATTGGTTTTGCCCAGAAACTGGCAAATGGAAATGTTTTACTGGACTTCGGTTATAAAAATAATGGCAAAGAAAGTAACATTATTGAAGTCAATTCTCAAGGGCAACAAGTTTGGAATGCGACAGTTAAAAATGCATCAATCAAAGCCTATGTTTATCGCGCCTATCGACTTGAATTTTATCCAACGAGTTATGTATTTGATGTTAATCAATAA
- the sufB gene encoding Fe-S cluster assembly protein SufB, protein MADTTKANMLGLGGEYKYGFKDDIEPILTTGEGLTEETVRQISAAKNEPDWMLDFRLKAFARYQEMEMPDFGPDLTGIDLDHINYFRRDSQHVARKWEDVPSEIKTTFDRLGVPEAERKYLAGSSAQYESEVVYHNMREDFEKQGIVFMDTDSAVQEYPELVRQYFGKLIPPSDNKFAALNSAVWSGGTFIYVPKGVQTKVPIQSYFRINAGNSGQFERTLIIVDEGGSVNYVEGCTAPNYSEDSLHAAVVEVNVLKDAYCRYTTIQNWSNNVYSLETKRAQALENGTMEWVDGNLGSKVTMKYPSVYLNGQGAHGTMLSIAFAGKKIVSDTGARMIHNAKNTSSSIISKSLCKDGGRADYRGKVRFGPKSDGSKSHVECDTIILDDQSASDTIPVNQVKNGDVSMEHEAKVSKISEEQLYYLMSRGIPEDKATEMIIMGFVEPFTKELPMEYAVELNRLIEFQMEGSVG, encoded by the coding sequence ATGGCAGATACCACAAAGGCTAATATGCTTGGTTTAGGCGGTGAATATAAATACGGCTTTAAAGATGATATTGAACCGATTTTAACAACTGGTGAGGGCTTGACTGAAGAAACTGTCCGCCAGATTTCAGCAGCTAAAAATGAACCAGATTGGATGTTGGATTTTCGCTTAAAGGCTTTTGCCCGTTATCAGGAAATGGAAATGCCGGATTTTGGTCCAGATCTAACTGGAATTGATTTAGATCATATTAATTATTTTCGACGGGACAGTCAACATGTTGCTCGTAAATGGGAAGATGTTCCTAGTGAAATTAAAACAACCTTTGATCGGCTGGGAGTTCCGGAGGCTGAACGAAAATATTTAGCTGGTTCATCAGCTCAATACGAATCAGAAGTTGTTTATCACAATATGCGTGAAGATTTCGAAAAGCAGGGAATTGTTTTTATGGATACTGATTCCGCCGTTCAAGAATATCCGGAACTAGTTCGACAGTATTTTGGAAAATTGATTCCGCCGTCTGATAATAAATTTGCAGCCCTTAACTCGGCTGTTTGGTCAGGTGGAACCTTCATTTATGTTCCCAAGGGAGTTCAGACAAAGGTCCCAATTCAAAGTTATTTTCGAATTAATGCCGGTAATAGTGGTCAATTTGAAAGGACCTTGATTATTGTTGATGAAGGCGGGAGTGTTAACTATGTTGAGGGATGTACTGCACCAAACTATTCTGAAGATAGTTTGCATGCCGCCGTTGTTGAGGTTAATGTTTTAAAAGACGCTTATTGCCGTTATACGACGATTCAAAACTGGTCGAATAACGTTTATAGTTTGGAAACTAAACGGGCTCAAGCCTTAGAAAATGGCACAATGGAATGGGTTGATGGTAACTTGGGTTCAAAAGTTACCATGAAATATCCTAGTGTTTATTTGAATGGGCAAGGTGCACATGGTACGATGCTGTCAATTGCTTTTGCTGGCAAGAAGATAGTCTCGGATACTGGTGCGCGAATGATTCATAATGCTAAAAATACCTCGAGTTCAATTATTTCAAAGTCCCTTTGTAAAGATGGCGGTCGAGCTGACTATCGTGGTAAAGTTCGTTTTGGACCAAAAAGTGATGGTTCGAAGTCGCATGTTGAGTGTGACACAATTATACTAGACGATCAGAGTGCTAGTGACACGATTCCAGTTAATCAAGTTAAAAATGGCGATGTTTCGATGGAACATGAGGCTAAGGTTTCAAAGATTTCGGAAGAACAGTTGTATTATTTAATGAGTCGCGGAATACCAGAAGACAAAGCAACTGAGATGATAATTATGGGATTTGTTGAGCCATTCACCAAGGAGCTGCCAATGGAATATGCAGTCGAATTAAATCGTTTGATTGAATTTCAGATGGAAGGTAGCGTGGGTTAA
- the sufU gene encoding Fe-S cluster assembly sulfur transfer protein SufU — protein MALSKLDNLYRQVVLDHATHPHHHGSLKQADHRLEVRNPTCGDVLNVEVALKNGKVSDIAFSGSGCTISQASASMMTDEVIGKTPSQIEQMVETFSEMVIGKPPTNYEEILGDASILEGVAKFPARIKCATLAWKAAYQAVKNENGQASAGIMRHEQL, from the coding sequence ATGGCACTGTCTAAATTAGATAACTTATACCGCCAAGTTGTGTTAGACCATGCGACTCACCCACATCACCATGGTTCATTAAAACAAGCAGATCATCGATTGGAAGTACGCAATCCAACCTGTGGGGATGTTTTAAATGTTGAAGTGGCTTTAAAAAATGGAAAAGTCAGTGATATTGCTTTTTCTGGCTCTGGTTGTACAATTAGTCAGGCATCGGCAAGTATGATGACCGATGAAGTCATCGGGAAAACACCCAGCCAAATTGAACAGATGGTTGAAACTTTTTCAGAAATGGTGATTGGAAAACCACCGACTAATTACGAGGAAATATTAGGTGATGCTTCAATTTTAGAAGGCGTTGCGAAATTCCCAGCTCGGATTAAATGTGCCACGTTGGCTTGGAAAGCGGCTTATCAAGCAGTAAAAAATGAAAATGGGCAGGCATCAGCTGGAATTATGCGACATGAACAATTATAA
- a CDS encoding cysteine desulfurase has product MVKKMSEYRADFPILNQQVNDESLVYLDNAATAQKPKAVVEALEHYYYHDNANVHRGVHTLAERATEQFEAVRGKVARFINAPSSQEIVYTKGTTEALNWVAASYGATHVKAGDEIVISYMEHHSNLVPWQQLAQKVGAVLKYIDITAEGELDLASVQQQITDKTAIVALTQASNVLGVINPIEKVAALAHQHGAVMVVDGAQSTPHIKVDVQQMGADFYAFSGHKLMAPTGIGVLWGKSELLAEMPPLEFGGEMIDWVQLQKTTFKAAPWKFEGGTQNIAGVIGLGAAIDYLSAIGMEKIAAHEQQLVKYLLPALLEIPGVTVYGPHDPAKHTGVISFNLDKLHPHDVATALDMEGVAVRAGHHCAQPLMERLNVAATARASLYLYNNLEDAQRLVTSLKATKEFFNHGTV; this is encoded by the coding sequence ATGGTCAAAAAGATGAGTGAGTATCGGGCTGATTTTCCAATTCTAAATCAGCAAGTTAATGATGAATCTTTAGTTTATTTAGACAATGCTGCGACTGCACAAAAACCCAAAGCAGTTGTTGAAGCATTGGAACACTATTATTATCATGATAACGCTAATGTTCATCGTGGTGTGCATACTCTGGCAGAACGCGCAACTGAACAATTTGAAGCAGTCAGAGGAAAAGTTGCCCGTTTTATCAATGCGCCCAGCAGTCAAGAAATTGTTTATACCAAAGGAACAACCGAGGCTTTAAATTGGGTGGCAGCTAGCTATGGAGCGACCCACGTAAAAGCGGGTGATGAAATCGTGATTTCTTATATGGAACATCACAGTAATTTGGTACCTTGGCAGCAGTTGGCTCAAAAGGTTGGTGCTGTTTTGAAATACATTGACATCACGGCTGAAGGCGAACTGGATCTGGCTAGTGTCCAACAGCAGATTACTGATAAAACTGCAATTGTGGCTTTAACTCAGGCCTCAAATGTCTTAGGTGTAATTAATCCGATCGAAAAAGTTGCGGCGCTAGCTCATCAACATGGTGCTGTAATGGTCGTTGACGGAGCGCAATCGACTCCACACATCAAGGTTGATGTTCAACAAATGGGGGCAGATTTTTATGCTTTTTCCGGGCATAAGTTAATGGCGCCAACTGGAATTGGTGTTTTGTGGGGTAAAAGTGAATTATTGGCTGAAATGCCACCGTTGGAATTTGGTGGCGAAATGATTGACTGGGTTCAACTACAAAAAACGACTTTTAAAGCAGCACCTTGGAAATTTGAGGGTGGCACACAAAATATTGCTGGAGTAATTGGCTTAGGAGCAGCGATTGATTACTTGTCTGCTATTGGAATGGAAAAAATAGCTGCCCATGAACAACAGTTGGTTAAGTATTTATTGCCAGCACTATTAGAAATTCCAGGTGTGACAGTATATGGACCACATGATCCAGCCAAGCACACTGGAGTAATTTCATTTAATCTTGATAAGTTGCATCCACATGATGTTGCAACTGCATTAGATATGGAAGGCGTTGCTGTTCGAGCTGGTCATCATTGTGCTCAGCCCTTAATGGAACGCTTAAATGTTGCAGCTACGGCTAGAGCAAGTTTATACTTATACAATAATCTTGAGGATGCCCAGCGCTTAGTGACATCGCTCAAAGCAACAAAGGAGTTCTTCAATCATGGCACTGTCTAA
- the sufD gene encoding Fe-S cluster assembly protein SufD, with protein MTINLQKYPTVAAYAAKTGEPKWFSELRIKALTAAANLELPNFGKIRYQRWPIQLKKELAYQSSDPQLLADLKLQSAKHLIVQLGQTTVKQVGLTKLAEQGVIVCDWLTALKEHPDLIKKYFMQQAIKYDQDLLTAQHVAQLTSGLLVYVPKNTVLTEPITSYFVQDATQSQDFVHHVILVAEENSQLSYLENLTTIGEQSTTASIVVEVIAKAGSHVKFASVDRLGANTTTYLNRRGHLSDDAKIDWSMGMMNDGNIVGDFDSDLVGAGSHAEVKVIAISTGRQIQGIDTRVTNIGKHTIGHILQHGVILSRSTLIFNGIGHIIKGAKGANAQQESRLLMLSKKAKGDANPVLLIDDNDVQAGHAASIGRVNAQQLYYLMSRGLPQKIAERLVIRGFLGPVLEVIPSDSIREQLKDTIERKLVDGQKDE; from the coding sequence ATGACAATTAATCTGCAAAAATATCCCACGGTGGCTGCTTATGCGGCCAAAACTGGTGAACCTAAATGGTTTTCAGAACTCCGAATTAAAGCTTTAACAGCTGCCGCTAATTTAGAATTGCCAAATTTCGGTAAAATTCGCTATCAGCGTTGGCCGATTCAATTAAAAAAAGAACTGGCATATCAAAGTTCTGATCCGCAGCTTTTAGCTGATTTGAAGCTGCAGTCTGCTAAACATTTGATTGTTCAGTTGGGACAAACGACAGTTAAGCAAGTTGGATTAACAAAGTTGGCTGAGCAGGGTGTAATTGTTTGTGATTGGCTGACAGCCCTCAAAGAGCACCCTGACTTAATTAAAAAATATTTCATGCAACAGGCGATTAAATATGATCAAGACTTATTGACCGCTCAGCATGTGGCGCAGCTAACTAGTGGTTTGTTGGTCTATGTCCCTAAAAATACAGTTTTAACTGAACCAATTACCAGTTATTTCGTTCAAGATGCTACTCAAAGTCAAGATTTTGTGCATCATGTAATTTTAGTTGCTGAGGAAAATAGTCAGCTTTCTTATTTAGAGAATCTAACCACAATTGGCGAACAGTCAACGACTGCAAGTATTGTTGTTGAAGTAATTGCCAAAGCAGGCAGTCACGTTAAATTCGCCAGTGTTGATCGACTAGGTGCTAACACAACGACTTACTTAAATCGTCGAGGTCATTTAAGCGATGACGCTAAAATTGACTGGTCAATGGGTATGATGAACGATGGTAACATTGTTGGCGATTTTGATTCTGATTTGGTTGGTGCCGGTTCACATGCTGAAGTTAAAGTTATTGCAATTTCAACCGGCCGTCAAATTCAAGGAATTGATACGCGCGTAACTAATATTGGCAAACATACAATTGGGCATATTTTGCAGCATGGGGTAATTTTATCGCGTTCGACCTTAATTTTTAATGGCATTGGCCACATTATTAAAGGTGCTAAGGGAGCTAATGCCCAGCAGGAAAGCCGGTTACTGATGTTGTCGAAAAAAGCTAAAGGTGACGCTAACCCGGTTTTGTTGATTGATGATAATGATGTTCAAGCTGGCCATGCGGCTAGTATTGGTCGGGTAAATGCCCAGCAGTTATATTATTTAATGAGTCGTGGTTTGCCGCAAAAAATTGCTGAACGGTTAGTAATTCGAGGCTTTTTAGGACCGGTTTTGGAAGTAATTCCATCAGATTCAATTCGTGAACAACTAAAAGATACGATTGAAAGGAAGCTTGTTGATGGTCAAAAAGATGAGTGA
- the sufC gene encoding Fe-S cluster assembly ATPase SufC, producing the protein MSTLEVKDLHVTIEGKKILKGVNLVMHTGEIHAIMGPNGTGKSTLSETIMGNPAYKVTQGEIFLDGKDILKMPVDERARAGLFLAMQYPAEIPGVTNAEFIRGAINARRPQDDQLSIRKFLKDLDQAMEVLDMTEEMADRYLNEGFSGGEKKRNEILQLMMIKPKFAILDEIDSGLDIDALKVVSRGVNQMRGPEFGSLIITHYQRLLNYIVPDVVHVMMDGKIVKQGGPELAKKLEDEGYAGLRDELGLDIKLVDEDA; encoded by the coding sequence ATGTCAACACTCGAAGTTAAGGATTTACACGTAACAATTGAAGGTAAAAAAATTCTCAAAGGTGTTAATTTAGTGATGCATACAGGTGAAATTCACGCTATTATGGGGCCTAACGGAACTGGTAAATCAACTTTATCAGAGACAATTATGGGCAACCCGGCTTATAAAGTAACTCAGGGAGAAATTTTTTTAGATGGTAAAGACATTTTGAAAATGCCAGTTGATGAGCGGGCACGTGCAGGCCTCTTTTTGGCGATGCAATATCCAGCCGAAATTCCCGGCGTAACTAATGCTGAATTTATTCGTGGAGCCATAAATGCTCGCCGACCACAAGATGACCAATTATCAATCCGAAAATTTTTGAAGGATTTGGATCAGGCAATGGAAGTATTAGATATGACAGAAGAAATGGCTGATCGTTATTTAAATGAAGGATTTTCTGGTGGAGAAAAAAAACGAAATGAAATTTTACAATTAATGATGATTAAGCCCAAGTTTGCAATTCTTGATGAAATTGATTCTGGTTTGGATATTGATGCATTGAAAGTTGTTTCTCGAGGTGTTAATCAAATGCGTGGTCCGGAATTTGGTTCCTTAATCATTACTCACTATCAACGATTATTGAATTATATTGTTCCTGATGTTGTTCATGTAATGATGGATGGTAAGATTGTCAAACAAGGTGGTCCAGAATTGGCTAAAAAACTTGAAGATGAGGGCTATGCTGGTCTGCGCGATGAACTGGGCTTGGATATTAAATTAGTTGACGAAGACGCGTAG
- a CDS encoding arsenate reductase family protein — translation MKTFYCYNRCSTCAKARKWLKENQVDFQEIDIVKTPPTAAQLLKLIKLDQHPLKYFFNTSGIKYRELKLKDKIDQMGQQEASELLASDGKLIKRPLMIEDEHFTCGFKPDIYQTEWQE, via the coding sequence GTGAAAACTTTTTACTGTTATAATCGCTGTTCGACTTGTGCTAAAGCACGGAAATGGCTTAAAGAAAACCAAGTCGATTTTCAGGAGATTGACATTGTCAAGACACCACCAACAGCAGCTCAACTGCTAAAGTTGATTAAGTTGGATCAACATCCACTGAAGTATTTTTTCAATACCAGCGGAATTAAGTATCGTGAACTTAAGTTAAAAGATAAGATTGATCAGATGGGTCAGCAAGAAGCAAGTGAATTACTGGCTAGTGATGGAAAATTAATTAAACGTCCATTAATGATTGAAGATGAACATTTTACTTGTGGATTTAAGCCAGATATTTATCAAACAGAGTGGCAGGAATAA